A genomic region of Caenorhabditis elegans chromosome V contains the following coding sequences:
- the lmd-3 gene encoding LysM domain-containing protein (Confirmed by transcript evidence) yields MGSFGSVSSVPPGSAKIPAFQMDYTITETDTLERVAASHDCTVGELMKLNKMASRMVFPGQKILVPLANADDVFDPPSSASSLKSSGNQISGIENAEDGIRKGPGGAVPAHVRRGSFTKTQSAPIPRGSNDEADTDCLQRFLKIKVKQVTESDGTVSGTLLVTPNCLMFDPDVSHPLVKENGPDLYGMVANMDEIQSVSVYKEISGLTGDKAEKKRDIFDPDHLRTPEDSPKKQIKQNGEIEIAKNEEVAFEAGSVDSNHSPKFGSDIALPAISEETKDSPCEEAKGDLSRNRSATLGDEEIQLRARSRTSSQASSNDERPRSFSELDTPSEGKNIGRFSPNAARRSFGKLGRTLSARAKSIQGTVTSGAEKVVGTAVQGTKTVAHGVVTHTKSAADTLQSGIENGAKAAADVAGRVVDKGQSLMSESINGVTEIFSVPDFEQPAKSPLAMKREQSLAKLQDLRRQTAEARENSAKENHAGVFACATSSDEAPDLFAAVDEIMERNRIQSNDSTASQSPILPFYMAVRLTRNKKKKKSSTSSPSYDEDIAFGNKLKREFWFAVPRNQADNIYHFLLQWSPDKYGLDTTTSTTEEPSSVMSNDGQDKGFIVLGSNADESLGASHKSTYNGRQRVCITRRRRSNCSR; encoded by the exons ATGGGCAGCTTCGGATCAGTTTCGTCTGTTCCGCCCGGATCAGCTAAAATTCCGGCGTTTCAG atggactACACAATAACAGAAACGGATACTCTGGAAAGAGTAGCCGCATCTCACGATTGTACAGTAGGAGAACTCATGAAGCTCAATAAAATGGCATCGAGAATGGTATTTCCTGGTCAGAAGATACTAGTACCACTAGCCAATGCTGATGACGTCTTTGATCCACCATCGTCTGCCTCTTCACTCAAATCCTCAGGAAATCAAAtatctggaattgaaaatgcaG AAGATGGAATACGAAAAGGTCCAGGGGGCGCTGTTCCGGCTCATGTTCGGAGAGGATCATTCACAAAAACCCAGTCAGCTCCGATACCACGTGGAAGTAATGATGAAGCTGATACAGATTGTTTACAGCGGTTTCTGAAGATCAAAGTGAAACAGGTCACTGAATCAGATGGAACTGTATCAGGAACACTTCTCGTTACTCCAAATTGTTTGATGTTCGATCCCGATGTTTCTCATCCATTAGTGAAGGAAAATGGTCCAGACTTGTACGGAATGGTCGCAAA TATGGATGAAATTCAATCAGTATCGGTTTACAAAGAAATAAGTGGATTGACTGGCGATAAAGcggagaaaaagagagatatCTTCGATCCAGATCATCTACGAACACCTGAAGATAGTCCAAAA aagcaaataaaacaaaatggagaaattgaaattgcgaAGAACGAGGAAGTAGCGTTCGAAGCAGGATCTGTTGACTCAAATCATTCTCCAAAATTTGGAAGTGATATTGCTTTGCCTGcaatttcagaagaaacaAAAGATTCTCCGTGTGAAGAAGCTAAAGGAGATTTGTCAAGGAATAGATCAGCTACACTTGGAGATGAGGAAATTCAGTTAAGAGCTAGATCTCGGACATCTTCACAAGCTAGCAGTAATGATGAGAGGCCAAGAAGTTTCTCCGAATTGGATACTCCATCAGAAGGAAAGAATATCGGAAGATTTTCGCCAAACGCTGCAAGGAGATCATTCGGAAAGCTTGGAAGAACTTTAAG tgcCCGAGCAAAATCCATTCAAGGTACAGTAACATCTGGCGCCGAAAAAGTCGTTGGAACAGCAGTTCAAGGGACAAAAACTGTTGCTCACGGAGTTGTGACACATACGAAAAGTGCTGCAGATACGCTACAATCAGGGATTGAAAATGGGGCGAAG gCAGCAGCTGATGTTGCTGGACGTGTTGTCGACAAAGGGCAATCACTAATGAGTGAAAGCATCAATGGCgtcacagaaattttcagtgtcCCTGACTTTGAG CAACCAGCAAAAAGTCCATTGGCAATGAAACGTGAGCAGTCTCTGGCAAAACTTCAAGATTTGAGAAGGCAAACTGCTGAAGCAcgagaaaattctgcaaaagaAAATCATGCGGGCGT ATTTGCATGTGCCACATCAAGTGACGAAGCACCGGATCTATTTGCGGCTGTTGACGAAATAATGGAACGGAATAGGATTCAGAGCAACGATTCGACAGCTTCTCAGTCACCAATTCTTCCATTCTACATGGCTGTCAGACTGacaagaaataagaaaaagaaga agtctTCCACTAGCTCACCATCATACGACGAGGATATTGCCTttggaaataaattgaaaagagagttttg gttcgCAGTACCACGTAATCAAGCCGACAACATTTACCACTTTTTACTGCAGTGGTCACCGGATAAGTACGGATTG gataCAACGACCTCAACAACCGAAGAACCTTCATCGGTGATGTCCAACGACGGACAAGATAAGGGATTCATTGTTCTTGGATCGAATGCCGACGAGTCTCTTGGAG